The genomic window ATTAACCTTTATTGCAGGTATTTACGGGATGAACTTTAGTAGGGAAGACCCTGCAACCGGAAAGATATTAAAAGACAATATGCCTGAATTATACGCCGAACATGGTTATTTGTACACCTGGATTGTAATGGCAGTGATTGCGATTTTGCAGGTAATTTACTTTTGGCGTAAAGGTTGGTTTAAATAGTATTTTGTATCTATACCAAATATTGGTATATTTAAGCTAAATACATAAAGTTATGGGACGAAATACATCAATACTGCTAGGCGATCATTTCGATAATTTTATCAGCGAAAAAATCGCCTCTGGGAAATTTAGTTCTGCCAGTGAGGTAATTAGAACAAGTTTAAGGCTGTTAGAGGAAGAAGAGAAGCAAATCGAATTGCTGCGTGAAGCGCTAAAAATAGGAGAGGAAAGTGGGTTCGTAAAAAAATTCGACCCTGCAAAGCATTTACAGGAGTTGCACCGCAAGCATTTATAATGGTTACCTACCGTATCAGTGAACTTGCGCAGATAGATCTGGAAGATATTTGGTTATATACATTTAAGAATTGGTCTAAAGATCAAGCAGATAGATATTACGGTTTATTACTTAGTGAATGTGAATATCTATCAAACCATTTTGAACATGGTAAGATAATGGATCATGTATTAAAGGGGTATAGGTGTTCGGCGGATAAATCGCATCTAATATTCTATAAGCTGGGAGCGGATGGCTTGGTGGAAATAATCAGAATATTACATCAAATGACTAACATTAAAAGTCACTTATTGTAAAAATCAATTTTTAATATATGTAGCTTTAGGGCGTTTTTGGTTAGGTTATAGATGCAGTCATTCGAAATAGATAAAAGCGACGTACTCAAGGTTAAAAATGCAATTTTAGCTGGTGATGAAACTTTAAAAGTAGTTTTAGAGGAGTATCATGCCTCAGAAATCGCGATTTTGTTTGAGCGTTTAGATAAATCTGAACAGCGGCACATTATCAACCTGCTTCCCGCAGAAATAGCTTCTGAGATTATTTCTGAGATGGATGAAGAATCCCATCCGGAAGATTTGCTTTTTGAGCTCCATCCCGATAAACGTACGGAGATTGTTGAAGAACTGGATTATGATGATGCGACCGACATCATTTCCCAACTGGAGGATCATGAGCAGAAAGAGATTTTAGAAGACCTTACCGAAGATCACGCCTCAGAAATCAGAAACCTTTTAACTTACGACGAAAAAACTGCGGGTGGTTTGATGAACACAGAACTGATTTGTGTAAACATCAACCTCACTAAAAAAGACGCAATCGACGAGATCATCCGGCAGAGTGAAGAAATGGAAGAGTTTTACACCATTTATGTAGTGGATGATGAGGAGATTTTTAAAGGTATTGTTTCGTTAAAAGACATTATTAAAGCAAAACACAATGCCAAAATAACCGAATTGGTTAAAATAGATGCAGTTTATGTGCATCCCGATACCGATCAGGAAGAAGTGGCGAACCTA from Flavobacterium sp. W4I14 includes these protein-coding regions:
- a CDS encoding toxin ParE1/3/4 (product_source=KO:K19092; cog=COG3668; ko=KO:K19092; pfam=PF05016; superfamily=143011); this encodes MVTYRISELAQIDLEDIWLYTFKNWSKDQADRYYGLLLSECEYLSNHFEHGKIMDHVLKGYRCSADKSHLIFYKLGADGLVEIIRILHQMTNIKSHLL
- a CDS encoding antitoxin ParD1/3/4 (product_source=KO:K07746; cath_funfam=1.10.8.10; cog=COG3609; ko=KO:K07746; pfam=PF03693; superfamily=47598; tigrfam=TIGR02606) produces the protein MGRNTSILLGDHFDNFISEKIASGKFSSASEVIRTSLRLLEEEEKQIELLREALKIGEESGFVKKFDPAKHLQELHRKHL